The Elgaria multicarinata webbii isolate HBS135686 ecotype San Diego chromosome 1, rElgMul1.1.pri, whole genome shotgun sequence genome includes the window CATATAAGCAGTTTTACATTCTTTGATTCCATTTACAtctttaaaaagacaaaacaatttGAATCACACTGCAATGTTTCATCTAAGTTTAAGGACTGTATTCATTAAAGCAGCACAAGACATGTTCCAAACCAAGTAAATTGTACACCTCATCCTCTGAACAATGATTTAACAGAATATTGCATCACTATTATCTCAAAACTGGCAGGAGAGACTTGCCttttgatgggggaggggggaaatcactctttctctccatttaGAAAAATGCAAATGCATTTGCAGGGTATAGGGGGGACAAAAACATACAACTCTGGACTTGCAAACTTTAACTCTTCTCTTGACTACAAGGGCACTCAACTAGAAGTTTAGTTCAGCAGCAATATTTGTTATTGTTAACTATCAAGGCTTTGACTAGTATCAGATAATGTAGCTTAGACCTACCTTAATATAACCCACCAGCGGCTAGATCTCTTGATACATCAGAAGAACAGCGACTTCTTTAAAAAGCTGAGCTATATCAAATTTTTTACATTATTATGCTGCTGAGCTGTAAAGCTTGGCAAACCTGAATCCAGTTAACACTCTATAGAGCCACagtgttattttgtttttgtctctTAATCTCCCCAAGACTAGCTGTGCAAGCTCTCCAGCAAATGCAATACTCCTAAGATCATTGTGACTATAGAACCAAAAGAGTCAATTCCCTCCACCAAGTAATAAGCTGGATCCACTTTTTCACCCTGCAAAGATGAAAGCTAAAAAAGACCACAAGCTGGTGTGGAAAGCAGGTCAGTAGAGACTCCAGGTGTGGCTTGAGGAGCCATCCCTACCAAGCcgctttccacacacacaaattcagtcCATCTTCTCCTTCTGGACCAGTCTGGGGGCATCTACAAAATCTTTGCCATTGTAAAGGATGATAGCAAGAGTTCCAAAGCTTGCACTTCCCCAGAACACCACGTAGGCCAGGGTCTCTGTCCATGTGTCACCTATGGAACATAATAAAGTGCTTTCAATTACTTAGAGAAAAATAGGAATCGTACAAGCAGCTAAAGAAAGAAGCAGAAGTCTGCTAAAAAGACTAATTCGGAAGTATTATTTCAGATCCATAAAATaggatgtttttcttttcctctatTGTGTTGACATTACTGGCAGCATTGGAATCATCCTGGCAAGAAGATATTCTCATGTCTGGACCAGTTGTGTGCACTTCATTTTATTCTCCAGTAATGACATGTGTGTTTAATGGTTACCCGCCCTAAACCTTCAgctaataaataaaacacatttatgtTGTCCTACTGAACACCATAAAGTTAGTGTATACTGATGAGCAGAGAGCATTCCCCAAAGCTAGGTATTATATGTTGCAAGAGGAGCAATTAACGTTAGAAGTGGGTCTTGGCTCTGGATCATGAAGAATCTGTGCTCCTTCCTGAGAAAAGACCAATATAGGAAGAGCAGATTCCTCCAAGTAAGGAAATTATCGGGGAGAAAATTTGTTTATTTCAGGGGGTGGTGTATGGCGCCAGTAAGCCAGATCAAGAAAGTAAATCAAACTGGATATCAAAACATACCTACAGACACTCCTGCACTGGGTTCCTCCTCtactccccctcctctttttacCAGTGACATTCTTTAGCAAACAAAAATTAGCAGTACACAATTTCAGTCTGGGACATTGTACTAAGAAGAGATATCGGAAAAGTTATTAGGtgtgacatgctgggagttgcatggCATTTTTCTATCTGAATATGCCTGGGATTGTTCCCTTAATATCTTTTACTAAGAAATGCCAGTTAAAACCCAGCTCCTAATTCTTGAACAATCTGGAACGCATGGCTACTGATGTGCATGTAGGAAAGGCATAACTTCTGGTGTGATACGCTTTGTTTGATCCTGTTCTACATTTACAATGTGTGTTCAACTGTGCACAGTTGACATATGGAATATTTTGCACTAGGGGCAGAGGACCAACTTAGTTTACCTTCTAGTGCTGTGGTTCAAGGGAATCTTCCTGGATTCCACAGCCAACCAGTAACAagctaataagaacataagtgccatgctggaccagaccgaggatccatctagtccagcactctgttcacacagtggccaacaagatgttgaccagggacccacaagcaggacacagtgcaacagcacccttccacccatgttctccagcaactggtacacacatgcttactgcctcagatactggaggtagcacataaccatcagggctagtagccattgatagccttctcctacagtgTTAGGCCATCTGTTACATTTCTCCCCTCATTTACTAATGCACTTTGATCTCCCACCCACAAACTAGCATCGACAATATAAAGCTCTAGAAGGAGCAACTATAAAAACCTCTCATTACCTTTCAATAAGCCCCTATAAGTAAATAGGTATAACATGGTGTGAATTTTACACACAGGCTGAGTGATCACTTACCAGCCATAAGCAAACAGATAATGCACATTGAGAAAGCAACCACCATAATAATAGGCAACTaagaaaaaacaaggaaaaaacaattaaaaggcaATACATAATACTTGTTTCAAAGTTCAGTTAAATGTGACATATAGAGTACAATGTAGTGCAGGCAAGTAGCATGTGCGTAATTTTAATGTCCTAACTTGACCAgtaaaaggagaaggagcaattCTCAACACACCAGTTCTTAAAAAATGCTtaacatacagtcgtgtgaaaaaggaagtacaccctcttggaattgtatgattttacatatcaggacataataagaatcatctgttccttagcaggtctaaaaattaggtaaatacaacctcagatgaacaacaacacatgacatattacaccgtgtcatgatttatttaacagaaataaagccaaaatggagaagccatgtgtgaaaaagtaagtacgccttatgattcaatagcttgtagaaccacctttaaaaGCAATTAACTTGAAGGaattgttttctgtatgactttatcagtctctcacaacGTTgaggaggaattttggcccactcttctttacaatgttgcttcagttcattgaggtttgagggcatttgtttatgcacagctctcttaagttcccgccacagcatttcaatcgggttcaggtctggactttgactgggccattgcaacacattgattcttttctttttcagccattctgctgtaaatttgctggtgtgcttgggatcattgtcctgttgcatggcccaatttcggccaagctttagctgtcggacagatggcctcacatttgactctagaatactttggtatacagagaaGTTCAcagtcgactcaatgactgcaaggttcccagatcctgtggctgcaaaacaagcccaaatcatcatccctccaccaccgtgcttgacagttggtatgaggtgtttgtgctgatatgctgtgtttggttttcaccaaacgtggcgctgtgcattatggccaaacttctccactttggtcttgtctgtccaaaggacatcattccagaagtcttgtggtttgttcagatgcaactttgcaaacctaagccgtgctgccacgttctttttagagagaagaggctttctcctggcaacccttccaaacaaaccatacttgttcagtctttttctaattgtactgtcatgaactttaacatttaacatgctcactgaggcctgtagagtctgagatgtaactcttgggtattttgcaatttctctgagcagtGCACGGTCTgatcttggggtgattttgctgggatgccctctcctgggaagattggcaacagtcttgaatgttttccacttttgaatcatctttctcccTGTAGAATGATGGAttttaaatggtttggaaatggccttataacccttcccagattgatgggtagcagcaattgcttctctaagatcattgctgatgtctttcctccttggcattgtgttaacacacacctgaatgctccagaccagcaaactgaaaaaactttggcttttatagaggtggccatacttgctgatgatcaattaatcacgggcatttgattagcagcacctgtctgccacttagcatcttaattcctatggaagcagtaagggtgtacttactttttcacacatggcttctccattttggctttatttctgttaaataaatcatgacatggtgtaatttgtcatgtgttgttgttcatctgaggttgtatttacctaatttttagacctgctaaggaacagatgattgttattatgtcctgatatgtaaaatcatacaattccaagagggtgtactttctttttcacacgactgtacaaaGAATTCCATGGAATTTTACAgactaataaatacatttattgtgATACAAACTTCTATTATACCACAATATATTGGTTAGCCTTTAAAACATGACAGGACTCCTAGCTTGCTAAAGCAAAAAGTAGCGAATGCATCTAAATTTCCAAAACGTACATTAATTCTTTAATGATAAAACTCTATTATGCATCATACTGAATAGCATATTTGTACAATGATGCTATtctgcctgggtttggacaagctgtgcccaggcaggtgattaggcaaatggcacccaGCATGCATTTGTTTGATCCACGGTAATGTAACTGTCCTGGAcgtagggcaggatataaatgtaattaataaataaaagcaaacaaacaagtaaCTGGAGTTAAAAACAGTGTCCCTGGTTTGTTTTAAAGTAAGTTTGTTTCTCTTTAAGTAATTCAAGAGCCAAATACAGTCTGATCTGTGAATGCTTTCCTATTAAGATGATAGAGGATAAATATGTAAAGTCAGTGTTTGGTACTTCTGGTTGCCAAGAGAACTATAGTTAACTGCTGCCTCCTGGCTTGTTTACTCAAGCAAAGTGAGTAGCAAAGAGGCTCATGCAAGTAGATATTTGtgcatatcttggcttattaacCCAAAATTTGATCACCCAAAGGGACGTTGGGTAATGTGAACCAAGTTATGGATCTCCCAGGACTGACTTGAAAGCCAAAACGTACCACTCTGAACTCTTTGTAAGAAGAGTGGGATACAAATCTAACTGATACTAGATAATTATCCCATTCTTAAAACTCAAGATTTAAATCCTAAAAAATGCTCTCCTTTTAAGCAAAAGTTAATCGGGGCTTTGAGTTCTGATAATGTGATCCCAATACTTTATTAATTTCAACATAATTCAATGAAGTTATTTTAAATTCtcaaaaaagcacaaaaaagaTTTCAAATTCCTTACAGCCAAAAATTTCCAGTCTTTCTGTACATGAAGAGAACTAAGAGAATCTACTTCATCCACTGAATAGTTTCCAAGAAACAGATCTATAGCATCCtgcaaaacaacccagagttaaataGTTTAGAATTAAGCTCCATGTTATTCTACAAAGAAAGAATCCTGCAGCACCTCCAAAATCCACCCTCTCTCATTACAATGCTTGTCTGCCCTCTGGACATTTTAATCTAGAAAACTGTGACCGTTCTGGCAGCTTTCCTTTCCATTGCCTGCTGCCTCTGGAAAGAGGACTCCTGGACCGCTGCTATAGTTTATACCACCTCTCTCCTTAAGTGCTGCTCACACTCACTTGAAGCAGGGCTCCCCCAGGGGATGCAGCTAagcctctgagattggagatcTCAGGGAAGCAAGCAGTGGAGGAACTGGCTGGCAGCTGCTTTTCCAGCCCCAGCTGAGTTGCTCTGGGCAGTGTGCAGGGATGCTGAGCGCCACATGAAGCCAGAGACTCAACCAGCACTGGGAAAATCTCTTCTTAGTGCCAGGCAGGTCCCTTTCTCCGTGCTGACAGGGGTCTTCAATACAGAGAAAAACTAAAATGGGTGAATGGGAGCAATAACATCAGTGGTCATGGCCACACTAACTGACCTTTCACCCATTTCTAACTAACCTTTCACCCATTTCTAATTTTGCACCCcggtgtagtgactagagtgcTGGGCTTGGAAGACAAAAAGGCAGGCTCAAATCCCCACTCATTCAATATCACGCAGGCTAACCTACCCCCACACTGAGGCAATATCCACAGCTccatggagaaaaggcaggatcaaATGTTGCACCTTTCCCATCTTTCCCTTCTCTGTGTTCTACCACTAGCAGTACAAACCTCTTTATCCTCTGCCTTCTCTAGGCTTCTCCCAATGCCTGCACCAGCTGCTCATCTGCTGGCTTCTCAAGCCACACATGTCCCTCCTTCTCCGAGACCCACTCCTTGGAATCTCTCCTGAGCCTAGGCCTCACTGCACTTCCACTGCcacccatctccccctccccatcagcACAGACTGGAAACCTCAGACTTTCCTAATGTGAGCCCTGAGGACAGCAACTATGTCGCTTCCCATTCAGTTCAAAATACTAAAGCTAAATAGAAGCAGCAAACACTTGGAAGTTCTTACCTGTCTGAATCCATCAGAAAAGTTGTTTTTGTAGTAACGAATTAGGGAGTTCCACCCATCCATTAGTAGGCCCCATTGAGTTCTCTTTCCagttctgaattttttaaaacaagactTCAGTATTACAAAACACAGGAAATAAGAGATTTAACCCCAATGTCAATTACTTAAGGGCGCCAGCAACTGATCTATAATGGGGGCTCTTTGCATATGTCCTCTATTTCATCATTTTGTAGAATAAGTAGTTGAAGAGTTAATCTAACTTTGTCACTgggatgttgggggggggcagggtacAGGGATAGACATTGTTCTTCACCCCCTGGTCACTGAAAAGATAGGCTTTGAGTCTCTTGGTCTGTTACGTTGAAAGCTCCTTTTCTGGCTTAACCCAGAGCAATGCCTCCTGATTTCAAAACAGAAACACTTCAGAGAGTTCCTCCTCTGCATAGATTTACACAAACGGACTAGATTCTGGCACTGGCCTTATAGCAGTGTTTTATCCTTGTTCATTCAGAATTTGGCTTAACAGTTCTTAACAAGTTTGTACAGAAAAAATGCATTGATGCAGGAATTTTAAGCTGTACAGCAATTGCCCAAAGAAGCAGCACCTTCTTGATCTGACAAAGGTAAGATTTTCATTTAAAGTCTGAACAAGAACAGAAATAAGAATCTGGAGAAGAAATGGCAACCATTCATATTTTAAGTCTATAATACTTAACCACTGACTGACTGataatgttaaaaaatcattACACAGCATATTTAGTTTAATTTGCTGGTTTCAGAAACTATTTTCTATATAATTTGATTCTGCTTTTATTAGTGGTGGAAAATTACCTTATacatttttaaggctgcaatcccatgcgtacttacctgggagttagtcCCACTCAAGCCAATGgaacttacgtctgagtagacatgcaaaggaacAATTACATTCCCACTCCCGTTGTTGGTATATTTAAAGTGTTGAAGTTTTGCATGACCACAGCAAGTATGATCGCAGGATCAGTCTCTAAACAATAGCTAGATGTTACATCAGTACAGGTTATTTCAAGAAAGACTGGCTCAAACTTGCCTTGTGTAGTCTGTCTTTAAGGCACCCGTTCCGGCATACTGTTTGGCACAAGCATTTGCGTTATCGGCCCATGCTATGGACAGAGAAAAATGGTGgcggtgttgttttaaaaaaaggcaacaaGTAAGTAGCCACATAGGATAATATCtacttattaaaaaaagaaacctacCATTTTTATAAAGTTTCTCAAATTCTGCTTGCTCTTCAAGTCTCTGGCCAACATGCAAAACACCTAATCTCTATAACGATGAAAGAAACCACTAGTTACAATTGCATCAGAATTCTGCTAACATTTTAATTGCATGCAGCTTTGAACCTTTTAATGTGTCAGAAAAAGCGTGTTCCCATTATTTCAAATAGATTCCTTTCAAGAATTATACATAtattatatttttgtgaactgcccagacagcttcagctattgggtagtacagaaatgaaatgaaaataataaatcgCATTTTAAAAGGGCACAGCAAGGCTAGGAGGAAATCTCAACCTGCAGCTGTGCTTGGAGAGAGCGGCGTGCTAAAAGGCTCTGAATCACGTTCGTTCGGTCCAGGCAATCCATACAGTTACTACGGAATATTCCTTCTTGCTGCATCACCACCTTTCCATCAGAATCAACGAGGAAATAGCTGAAATACATAACGGGGCTTGTGTAAGAGTTATCAAAATATTTCTTGGATATATTTATGTTGCAACCTAACATAACTATGGCACCAATGTAGGGAAATGTCTATGATAGTTAACATCAATAAAACAATTAATCCAAATAGTCCCCTTAACTTTAAAGTATCCACACAGCCTTCAAAGCATTACTGTCAGTTAAATATGGAAATAACAGGTTTTGGCTacataactaaggctgcaatcatctAACCATTTAAGCCCTATTCTTATCTTACCTTTCTTACTTCAAGTGCCTGCCAAGacaaatttaaatatatttattaacaGATGACTGAAACTGTCAAGATAGAAAAGTTAAGGTTCCATGATTCCAAGGAGATTGTTTCTggaaagcagcctccatttcacATAGCAAAAAGAGTCTATAGCTGTTTGTGATAAGACATGAAGGTCTACTGATCAAAGTAAATCTTTCCAAAGGGCACTCACAAGCCCACGGGACCCTGGTTAACTAACATTAGAGATTTTAGAGGCAAGACGCAAATCAGGAGTATGGTAGGGTAGCAAAAGTTGATGCTATACCACCTGCCTGGAATGTATCTGGGTACATCCAGCAGAAAGGAACTTATTCGGGACTcacttttgttctgttttgagaCATTTCAGAACGAAAATTTATTATCGTACTTTGATCCCTccctttggcaaaaaaaaaaggttctcaaggcagcttacaaaaatatttctgaagatacttttatttctgaaaaatattttgaaaggaaAAGAGATCAATTTAATAATGCTTCTTTGTATACCACAGTTCCTTTTGGCTCTCCTGCCTTAAAGGTCTCTTACTTTAAGAACCACTTCTTGCAATGGTGTTTTTACATGAAGTGTGTGCAAGTATACACACAATCTATAAACATATTGCTTGGGTTTACGTCGTTCTCATGATAATTATTTTTATGAGAAAACTTCAGTAAATCTTACATCCTTTTGCCTACCAATGAAACTGAAAGAATATCCTACTACTTGTAGCTATGGAGAGGATCACATCTAACTGCTTTTGAAGCTGCAGCCTTAACTCAACTCAAAGAGCAGCATTTTAAGATAAAACGTTCCCTTGAAAACTAGCAGATCCCACAAAACCAAGGTGTTTCCTATTTGTAAGAGATATCTAAATTTATCAAAACAGGATTGTCATTTTATGTTCCCTATTGATTAGCTTTGGGGAATTCAACTGTTCTCAGGAAATTAAAATATGGGTATGAAATTTGCTACATTCATAAGCTGCAGCAACGTCCTTGGCTTCTACTTATATGAGTTTAAATACACACTTCCAGATGCAGTTGACACAACATTTATAAGAACATAGCCAAGTGGCATGATGCCATCATAACCGGATCTTTACGCTGTTGCATAGAAACCAAATGAAAAGCCACACAAGAACTTTGGACTGTAGTCCTAGACAAATTCAAATGGAAGAGAACCAACGCTTTGGATTACATCTTAGACTGATGCCTTTTCAGATCACTGTACTTAAACACTGCTAGAGCAATGCAATGTTATTTTagcataaagcagcagttttctTCTGTTAGCTGTACACAATCTAATCATTAGTAACTTCTACTAACCACAACTACATGCCCGCACACTGCAGTTGCATATATTACCCAAATTCATCTTGTTGTTCAGCAAGTTGATCTAGTAAAATCTGGAGCCGATCCCACCTCATATGACTGCATTCTTTATGGAAATCAAAAGCTATATATCTGGGCAGAGAAAGCATATGTGAGTTAAGAGGCTATTCACTAGTACTTGAATCATGGGATAGGAGTACAGGGACAGGTGCTGCTTAGGTGTGCTTCAGCAGACAAAGGAGTCTCTAGGACTTCCTACTAAGCAGCGTGAAAAGGTTTTCCTTGATGAAGCATTTCCTCAAAATGCACTGAGAACTATATCCATCAAGAGAGCTGTCCTTTTTATCTGTGGTGCAGGGAAAAGGACACactagcaggaaaggaaagggggataaCAGAGGATAGCAAAGACTTAAGGGGAGGAAACATTACTGAGCTTTTAAGAAGCATATAAACTAGTCTATTGCCTACCAAAAAAGGGTAATTTGGGGTTAAACTCTGCCAGCTTCATATGCAATGCACTGCTTCTGCAGAATTGAAGTTTGCATTATGTAACATTCTGTCCGAAATCTTCTCCAAGTCATTAACACTTAGTTTCTCATTTCCCTTTTTGTActattaatttgttttattaattttccaaaaacaaacacagaatgcATCAAATTTAAGTCCAGTTACTGACAGAAGGCATTACATTTAACATTTCTCCCCTTTAGTTTACAGACAAAAATATTCGGGGACTCCATTGGCTGCACAGAGGTTTTCTTTATGATACTTCATAGTGACCACCTTATATTCAGAGTCTTTTCCATAATCCGAGTACATGCTTTGACAAATACTGTTGCATATGCCCCTGATTTGTATATGTAATAAAATCATGTCATATTTTATAAAAATTAGATATTTGACCTTGTCTTTGTTAATTTCACGTTGGTGTCACTTTTTTTGCGGTGGCTATTTCCTAGAGCTCCACGTACCAAGAAGATCTGCAGTTTTCCGATGTGTAGTTCCCTGTTTCTAAAGATTGCCCAAATCAAAAGCCACATGACAGTAGTCCTGTAACAGTAATCTTGCTCACATCTCCCACAAACCTATGCAATGAAGTAGGACAATAATTCTACTTCATCGCATAGGTTCATTTCAGAAAAGGGACACAAGAATCTGAGCGCTTACTTGCCTACGTGAGAAGTAAGATTTCTGCTTTCTAAGACAAATTTTGTCCCAGCTTCTATTTTTGTGTATCTGCAAGGTAAGCAGACACATTTAACACCCAGATTAACATTTGTGCAACCCTACTTTTATAGCATTATTGTGTCCAGACAGAACCTGACTGTTCAGCCTTTGTATGCAGGTACTCCACATGTTgtaagaaaaaagtcttacaattcctaGCAGGCACCAGCCAACCAcgctggacttttttctgtctaaaactgcacaggattgcaccctaagtctttTAAACAACTAGTTAAAACTAGTTCGAAAGCAATATAAATATTTTTCAGTTGCCATGTACCTGACCATTCCATTTCCCAAGCTGTTTaccatttttgaaaatgtttgcTCAAGAGGCAATTCTGAGCCCTTCTGGTTAACCTGtaaagggaaaacaaaaaagTTCCATACAACAGCAACACCATTTAGTCACATTTCTTTTAACTTGGATGTAGAATTAAATTAGGAACATACCAGATTAACAATCATTTGTTTTCCATAGCTAATAATCTGAGAATCAAAGTGTCTTTGGAAGCCATCCATCTGAAATAGAATATGGTAGATGCACTTATTTGAAGTCTTGGCCAAAGCTGCACGTTATGAAGAATCCTTAATAGGAAGGACACAttaaatattcatagaatcatagaatcat containing:
- the SACM1L gene encoding phosphatidylinositol-3-phosphatase SAC1 is translated as MAAAAGAYENLKLHITPEKFYVEACDDGADDVLAIDRVSTEVTLTVKKDVPPSAVTRQIYGILGTIRLVAGTYLIVITKKRKVGEFFNHVVWKATDFDILSYKKTMLHLTDIQLQDNKVFLAMISHVLSVDGFYFSTTYDLTHTLQRLANTSPEFQEMSLLERADPRFVWNGHLLREFAAQPEIHRFATPVMHGFINMHSCSINGKYFDWILISRRSCFRAGVRYYVRGIDSEGHAANFVETEQIVHYNGSKASFVQTRGSIPFFWSQRPNLKYKPRPQISKTVNHMDGFQRHFDSQIISYGKQMIVNLVNQKGSELPLEQTFSKMVNSLGNGMVRYIAFDFHKECSHMRWDRLQILLDQLAEQQDEFGYFLVDSDGKVVMQQEGIFRSNCMDCLDRTNVIQSLLARRSLQAQLQRLGVLHVGQRLEEQAEFEKLYKNAWADNANACAKQYAGTGALKTDYTRTGKRTQWGLLMDGWNSLIRYYKNNFSDGFRQDAIDLFLGNYSVDEVDSLSSLHVQKDWKFLALPIIMVVAFSMCIICLLMAGDTWTETLAYVVFWGSASFGTLAIILYNGKDFVDAPRLVQKEKMD